A single Vigna radiata var. radiata cultivar VC1973A chromosome 8, Vradiata_ver6, whole genome shotgun sequence DNA region contains:
- the LOC106771859 gene encoding LEAF RUST 10 DISEASE-RESISTANCE LOCUS RECEPTOR-LIKE PROTEIN KINASE-like 1.1: MAIVDLFNFLLFYHLVLFLCAGYGYGHQGCPHSFICGNLGSFHYPFTKAEQPDCGLIPIHGCDNPLSIQKLIQLEKNGKHFVLTGNIQQDGISISDEDLHQRLQNNICDTSNNNYSLQSHSPLYSYYIKYNVTLFRCKHDLNMKPPPHYFTHSCTEYGYDIYYDSLSLPKNDEARGIFSSCSVLHLAKKDKADTTDILSFLSAQMVVQVVLSKDCDECYNLRRGQCHLDGDRQFYCHKEPKHSSKTLRLVLGLVTGLCVILLAIVLTGCLIFRRKCTPSDPQHQSRNPDTDSIGPSSNPDPENCRFYYRVPLFSYKELKEATYNFHNTRQLGSGGFGTVYYGKLLDGREVAIKRLYEHNYRRVEQFMNEVHILTRLRHTNLVSLYGCTSHRSRELLLVYEHVRNGTVACHLHGDFARPHTLPWHIRMKIAIETASALCYLHASDIIHRDVKTKNILLTQSFSVKVADFGLSRLFPNDVTHVSTAPLGTPGYLDPEYHECYQLTSKSDVYSFGVVLIELISSKPAVDMSRHRDEINLANLAIKKIQKSAFSELVDPSLGFDWDSEVKRMMISVAELAFQCLQRDKDLRPSMDEVLKVLMRIENDTPEHLDEEHLRPPSLPSPDWDENGLLKNMTVQLSPKAVTDRWHSESTASNASA; this comes from the exons ATGGCTATCGTAGATTTGTTCAACTTCCTCTTGTTTTATCACCTTGTACTCTTCCTCTGTGCTGGTTATGGATATGGGCACCAAGGTTGTCCACACTCCTTTATTTGTGGCAATCTTGGGTCTTTTCATTACCCTTTTACCAAGGCAGAACAACCAGACTGTGGCTTGATACCTATACATGGTTGTGATAATCCTCTATCTATCCAAAAACTGATTCAGCTGGAGAAAAATGGAAAACACTTTGTGCTTACAGGCAACATTCAGCAGGATGGGATTTCAATTTCGGATGAAGATTTGCACCAGCGTTTACAAAACAACATCTGTGATACTTCGAATAATAACTACAGTCTTCAATCTCATTCTCCTTTATActcttattatataaaatataatgtgaCACTGTTCCGATGCAAACATGACCTCAATATGAAACCCCCACCACATTATTTTACTCACTCCTGCACTGAGTATGGTTATGATATCTATTATGACAGCCTTTCCTTACCTAAGAATGATGAGGCTCGTGGAATTTTCTCATCCTGCTCAGTTCTTCACTTAGCAAAAAAGGACAAGGCCGATACCACAGACATTCTATCGTTTTTATCTGCTCAGATGGTTGTTCAAGTAGTATTATCTAAGGATTGTGATGAGTGCTATAATCTCAGACGAGGTCAATGTCATCTTGACGGCGATCGTCAGTTCTACTGTCACAAAG AGCCAAAGCATAGCAGTAAAACTTTGAGGCTGGTACTTGGACTTGTAACAG GTTTATGCGTGATATTATTAGCTATAGTGCTAACTGGATGCCTTATATTTAGACGAAAATGCACTCCTTCAGATCCTCAACACCAATCGAGAAACCCAGACACTGATTCAATTGGTCCCAGCTCAAATCCAGACCCCGAAAATTGCAGGTTCTACTACAGAGTCCCTCTCTTCTCTTACAAGGAGCTTAAAGAAGCTACATACAATTTCCACAACACCAGGCAACTTGGAAGTGGAGGCTTTGGAACCGTTTACTATG GAAAACTGCTAGATGGACGAGAAGTTGCTATCAAGCGTCTCTATGAGCATAACTATAGGCGAGTTGAACAGTTCATGAACGAAGTTCACATCCTCACTCGCTTGCGCCACACAAATCTGGTGTCCCTCTATGGCTGCACTTCACATCGCAGTCGTGAGCTACTGCTCGTGTATGAACACGTTCGAAATGGTACTGTTGCTTGCCATCTCCACGGTGATTTTGCAAGGCCACACACTCTTCCATGGCACATAAGAATGAAAATTGCGATAGAGACCGCAAGTGCATTGTGTTATCTCCATGCTTCTGACATCATCCACCGTGATGTCAAAACCAAAAACATTCTCCTTACTCAAAGTTTCAGTGTTAAGGTTGCTGACTTTGGTCTTTCAAGGCTGTTCCCGAATGATGTCACACATGTCTCCACTGCTCCGCTAGGGACCCCAGGTTACCTTGATCCGGAATATCACGAATGCTACCAGCTTACAAGCAAGAGTGATGTGTATAGTTTTGGCGTTGTGCTTATTGAACTGATATCTTCTAAGCCAGCCGTTGATATGAGCAGGCATAGGGATGAGATAAACTTGGCTAACTTGGCAATAAAGAAGATTCAGAAAAGTGCATTTAGTGAGCTGGTTGATCCTTCTCTTGGTTTTGATTGGGACAGTGAGGTAAAGAGGATGATGATTTCAGTGGCAGAATTGGCCTTTCAGTGTTTGCAACGAGACAAAGATTTGAGACCTTCAATGGACGAGGTTTTGAAGGTGCTTATGAGAATTGAAAATGACACGCCTGAGCATCTGGATGAAGAACATTTACGTCCACCCTCTCTACCTTCACCAGATTGGGATGAAAATGGATTATTGAAAAACATGACGGTACAACTTTCACCTAAAGCCGTCACTGATAGATGGCACAGTGAATCCACTGCCTCCAATGCCAGTGCTTAA